Genomic DNA from Equus caballus isolate H_3958 breed thoroughbred chromosome 10, TB-T2T, whole genome shotgun sequence:
CCAGCACAACGTTGTGCACATGTGACCAAAGCCTGTTAGAACAGGGATTAAATTCAGTTCAATTTCTTCTGTACAAACAAGctctttccttcatcttccctCTCAAGGACAGGAGCCCCTATTATCCAACATCCTTTGTTATACCGTGAATTTGAGTGGCTCTCTCCCATTTTCCTCAAAGTTTCTGTGTTTTAGTTATCCAGTGAATGTGTTCAGAGATTTTTATGGGAGAAGCACCATGCTCAGTCTTGGTGAGTAATtagtgtgtgcacacacacttgAAAAGATGGACACACCACGTATATGTACATACAAGCCAAGTGTATGTATAGATCAAAACTATATACTGAGAGAAAGAATATATTTCCAAACTCTTTATCCGTCCATCTCATTTAATAAGACAGTCCAATTTAATCAAAATATTGCAAACCTCACATTAATTCTTTTAGACAAGAAGCTTAAGTCAGACCAATTAAATTGGAAGCAATTCTAGTTGTGTGCTTCCTTCTCCACTTCATGTCACTCACATGCTCCGTAACTCAGGCCCCAGTGTGGCCAAGCTCCCTCCCACTCCTCTAAGATGCAACAACAATCTCAAGAAAGATTTAGATCAACTCAGTTCGACATGGCTGTCAATGAGTGTGAGGATTGACTGTCTCCTCTTATGAtgtttacaagaaaaaaagaagagcccTATTTGATTTaagccaaagaaatgaaattctaagTCTCTAATTTTGGAAATTTGGGATTTAGTAAGCCTTCAGAGAGAGTTTCTTTTTATTGGAGGTGCCTTCCCCAGAACCCCAGAAATTGGCCACAGTGGTACCTTTGGCATACCCAGAAGACTGGATCTAGTGCTCCTACTTAGGCATCTGTTACCCCAACTGGAAGAATGTACTGATCTCATTCCTCCATGTCCCTATCTTTGGGTGGAAAGAGCATCCAAGATTCCCTATCAGGAAAGAATCTTAGAGAATGGACAGCATTGCCTAAGCATGTGCAGGAAACAGGCTCAGCGTGGAAGAGTCAGGGCAGAAGACCCTTCCTGAGACAATCACTCTTAATGCCCTGCGAAACCAAGGATAAAACATGCCATATATAATGGGATTGAAAGTAGAATTGAAATAACCCAGCCAGAGGAAGACATTGTACAAATCTTCAGGAGTTGTAAAATTGATGAAAGGGTCTGTGATTGTCAAGACAAAAAAGGGCAGCCAGCATAACACAAACACTCCCACGACTATGCCTAAAGTCTTGGTggccttgctttcctttttggatgctgctttcattttgctttctgaCCTAACCTGTTTCATCAGGGGACCTGTGCCAATTTGCTTAGCATGCTTCTGGGCTACCGTGAAAATGTATATGTAAATCCCCATCATTACAGTTCCAGGGAGAAAGAAGGCTATAAAGGAGGCCAGCACTCCCCAGAGTTTGTTAAATATCAACACACACAAACCTGTGCAGTCAATGGCTGCAACAAAATCTTCTGCACCAATTATGTTTAATTCTGAGAAAACCAGGCCAAGGGCAAAAAAGATTGGAATAGACCAACTGATGAATAGAAAGACCTCTATGACAGGGATGGTGATTTTGGTGACATAATGCAAAGGGTCACAGACAGCATAGTAGCGGTCCACGGAGATGAAGCAGAGGTGAAAAATAGAGGTGGTACAGAGCATGATGTCGCAGCAGCTGTGGACTTTGCAGAAGAGATCCCCAAAGTACCAGCAGGATTCGATGGACCTGATCATGCTGAAGGGCATGACCACGCAGCTCAGCAGAAAGTCAGTGGTGGCCATGGAGAGGATCAGGAAGTTGGTCGGGGAGTGGAGCTGCTTGAAGTGGGCAATGGAAATGATCACAACCAGGTTGCCCAGCATGGTCATTACTATAGCACCAATCATGACAACGTACATGGCACAGACACTCAGCACAGACCTCACATTTCTAGGGCAAGAATTGTTaaccaaagcaaagcaaaactgTACTTCTTGGGTATTCCCAATGTCAGGTGAATTCATCTTCTTTGTCCCATGGGTGCTGTGAGCCTTTTACAAAAGtactgtttctctctcctttctgtgaaagaaagaggaaaaataataaaaatggttgGCAGCGCAACTTTTCAGAGTGGCCCAGCTAGCTGTATTTCCAATCCCAGGTTAAACTTCCTGGGGTCAGCcagatggcatagtggttaagttcacccgctcacTTCGGTGGCccctgggtttgcgggtttggaccctgggtgtggaccttcAGGCTGcccgtcaagccatgctatggtggtgacccacatgcaatggaggaagattgggatGGATGTtggcttagggacaatcttcctcaagcaaaaataagaagattgtaaagagacgtcagctcagggccaatcttccccaccaaaaaaaaaaaatcccaaacaaaaaaacaaaaaacacttccTACTGAGCAGAACAGTGTTTACGAATCACCCAGAGATCTTTTTGACAGCACAGATTCTAATTCTGAGGAGGGggctgagagtctgcatttcacACCAGCTTTCAGGAGATGCCAATGCTGCTAGTCTAAGACCATCCCTTCACTAGGAAGGGACTAAAGACAACTGAATGAATATTGTCACCCAACATCTAAGTGACCCAGATAAAACCACCTAAGTAACCTGGGTAAACGCGTGTTCTGATTGCACAAACAAGTAGCCCTTACTCAAGATTCCATCCATAGGCAGGTCAAGAATTTTCGTTGTCCCATTTTTATTAATCAATTTGCCTAATAAAAGCACTTCAAGAATTACCAGGACCTGTGGAACTATTATTAAATGTTTAGATTAAATGATAATTGCCATGTAAAGATTgcgctttttaaaaaaatttgtcctGTGCATATCTGCAAATGCTTTGGTTCCTGCCACTTAATACAGACTGTTCAGTTCAGGAAACATTTCTCTATCCAATGTGAACAATATAGTTTTTAGAATTTAGAGCAATATTGTATAAGGTAAATTAAAACTGTGCGAAAGCCTACAAGATTACATATGAATAATCTCAAAAAAAGGAGAAGTATCTCAAATGATAGACTCTGTACATCTTGTGGGTTGTCTCCTTTCATTATGAGCTGCATTCATTCGTGAATTCAAATTCAGGTTGAGGTCATCCAATCCACTGATTTCATCCTACGTTGGTAACAAATTTGGCATGCTCATTGTTTAAGCTGTCGCTTTATATAACTTATGCCATTGCccttaaaatgtgaaaataatggGACTGACTCACCCTGAGTATGACCTGGGTTTGATTTGTTTCTCCAGGGCTGGGACTGGCTGTGCAACTCTGATGCCCAACCACAAGCATTAGTCAGATCTAAGGCCGGGTTGGAGAAGTGGACTTTGGCCTGAGAATAGATTCAAACTCTCTAGTCCATCAGGAAATTGAACCCACAAGCGTGTTCTCACCAGATTTACTTGGAAAAGACATTAATAAGAATAAAAGTACCTTTGAAAATAGTATTTGCAGTAGCTGCTGCTAGAGCTCAGCACTTTTTTCCAATGTATTATTTGAAATCTTAACATTATGGTACATTTTATCTACTCTggatatattaatttaatttatgagATTAGCATTTTTCTTTCGATATATTTTA
This window encodes:
- the TAAR4 gene encoding trace amine associated receptor 4 is translated as MNSPDIGNTQEVQFCFALVNNSCPRNVRSVLSVCAMYVVMIGAIVMTMLGNLVVIISIAHFKQLHSPTNFLILSMATTDFLLSCVVMPFSMIRSIESCWYFGDLFCKVHSCCDIMLCTTSIFHLCFISVDRYYAVCDPLHYVTKITIPVIEVFLFISWSIPIFFALGLVFSELNIIGAEDFVAAIDCTGLCVLIFNKLWGVLASFIAFFLPGTVMMGIYIYIFTVAQKHAKQIGTGPLMKQVRSESKMKAASKKESKATKTLGIVVGVFVLCWLPFFVLTITDPFINFTTPEDLYNVFLWLGYFNSTFNPIIYGMFYPWFRRALRVIVSGRVFCPDSSTLSLFPAHA